The genome window CCACTAAACATGGGAAATTCTAACTTGATAGGCTTAGGAATTAGAGCACCTACCTCAAGTCGTGGATGGCGTATTGGTTGTTGTAGCACCTTTGCTTtaggaaaatgattttcttgATGATGAGCTGTACCTTCCCCTTGATTAACTTGTTGTTGTACTATTGGTAATCTCTCTTCAATCATAGCTTGTAGTCCCCTGAAATTGCCATCCAGTTGTTCCAATCTTCTTGAAATAATTTCCATGGTAGAAGCATGATCGTCCAATCTCTGTTGTACTAGCGAAATAGTGTCAGTCAAAAGAGAATATATGGTTTCTTGCACCATGGCTGaactggctctgataccaaatgttagAATCCTCAGTAATTCAACTCTCTAATTCTCCTACTCACTCAATATGGTAGTTCTCCGAGGGAACTACTCCTCCACTGATTCTTCGAGGGAATCAACCTCCAAGCTAGTCTCAATGAGAGCTAAGCAAATGCATTCTTATTCAATTACCTATGTTACAATCATCTTAGTCTTATACTAGTTATTGTATTACTATTGGTACACATATTATAGCTCAACACTCCAACTAACAATGTATAATACTTTGATGCTTGTTCTAACTAACTTTGTACAAGTACCTACTGCACACAATTATCACAACTGTGATGTCTTGTACCTAACAGTCATATCCAAAGATCAAATGATGTCACTGCTTCCAAAACAATGGTTAGCTCACGAATGTGACCAAAGTACTAACATTTCCATGCAACTAGACAATTTTTCTATTTCCAATGCATGCAATCAATGCTCCATAGCATCCTTGGAAATCCATGTCTTTCCCCATCAGCTAAAATTCTAGTAATGTCTTTGTTGTTTGGGGACCTTAAGTATTCCTTATAGAAAATATCAACCACcgctttaacaaatttttttagactTTCTATTGTAGTGGATTCTCCAATCCGCACATACTCATCCATTAACTCAGTTGTAACTTCATACGCAAGCATCCGATGTGCAGCTGTTATCTTTTGAAGAAAAGATAAACTGAGTCTTTGGgcattatctcttttttggataaagtaagGTTCGTAAGTTTCTACCTTAGATTGAATACGGAGAAAAAGATACTAACTTATTCAAAATCTCCTCTGAAATAAATTAAGAGGATATACAAGTGTGTTAGCAAAGTAGTCGAGATAAAGTCTTTTATGGCCTACCAAATGATCACGTTCAATAGTCTCATGATGATTATGTTGTGATGTTGAACCCTTAAGAACTTGCCTCATTACCTCATCCTCATCTGAGTCATCAAAAAGCAATTTGCGAAAAAGAGAGCAACCCATAGAGACAACAGTGTTAGGAAATTATCACCATTATTGAATAGGTAAATTATTAATAAGGGTTTGGAGAACATAAAACCAACAATATAGCAACTTATAAAATATACATTTTATGTTCCTCTATACAATACAGTCTTTATAAAAGATTGATGTTAAGACTTAGGAATAGAATACatacatattttattatataaacttTGCTTATTGATGTATGATTTATCACAAAAGAGCATCCAAATACTTAATATAACACCGTGTATACACCGTgattcatcacataaatttttcatataaGCAACAATAATGTGATTAGATAAGTGGCATACCCTATTGCTAATTGATCAAGTTGGAATAATACATCATCTACATGTTCTAAACCTACGCTTAAAATAAGAAACTACCAAAATAaggttaaaacaaaatattatctaCATATGTCGAAACCCAAccctaaaataatttactacCAAAATAAGGTTACGACAAGACATCCTCTCCTTGGGTCAAATCCAACtatttactctaatttttttcttgtaagGATTTGATACTTgagattttcaaataaaatctttctttttcattcatgCCACTTGTATCCATGGTCATTATTCTTCCCTCCTCCCTAATAGTTTCAAGACGAAGCCCTTCCTTTTCAATATCAGCTCTTTGTGCATCCACTCGAACCCTATCCACTTTGACGTGAAGAGCCTCTTTGTCTTGTTTATGTGATTCCTGAATATATTACAACTTCTTCGCCAAATAATCCTCAAAACCCTTATCACCATTTGTTCTCTTTCACTTAGCCTTTTTGGCTTTTCTACCAATTGGTCTCTCACCATTGTGTCATTATCATTACTACCAACTTGATCAATTGAACTTGGAGTTTGAGGGAGCCCTTTTGATCTTTCCTTAGGCACACTCCACTTTGGTTGGTTCTTCAACACAACCCAACAATGTTCAAAtgcaaaaattgtttttttgtcGGGTGATGAAGCTTTATATAGAGCCTTTGCATCTtccaactaatttttttttttaaataaaataattaatgtcTTCAAACTATTCAGAAATTAATATTGTGACACCATtgcaatataatttataccttCATTTGGTCAGTTGCACCACTTTGATTTCGGGATTCAACTTTAGCCATGAACCCAGTAAATTTACTTGTCTCCCTATTAATTGTTCCTCATCGACTTGTTAGGGAGGAAGCAGAATATGTTGTTCTGTTAGTATTGTTCTCACAAAAGTATtgccaaattttcttccaaaatttttcagccttttgGTCAGTATAATGCACGTTATCCATGCTAATGTTAAGCCATGCAGAGATAAGGAGGTTGTCCTCATCTACATTGAAGTTGCCACCACATTTTGTTGGATTAGAGGTGACAATTTCAACTTCCAGTAAAGACTCTTGGATGGACATTGAAGTATTGTGAGACCCACTTAAAAATGATGCCATAAAATCGGAATCCCCCTGTAAGAAATTAGCATATCGTGATATGTCTTCTTGTGTATCCATCCCTTTTAAATAGGGAACTTAGAACAATTAATGTATGAAGTCAATTAGTATATGAAACCAGTAAAACAACAGCAGACCAAGTATGAAGAGAAGGGACCTTTTTAATCATTGCTTGTAGATGTTCAAGTTCAACAAAGAGGAAAAACATATCCCCTTCCCTTGAGTTATATTCTACCTTTTTGCTCAATTAGTATATGTACACCCAACTaatgtaatcaaattaaattttcactATAGTTATGGACAGTAACATACAATATATATAGTTATCATACATATAAGCTCATAATTCAAAATACTAACTAATCCTAATCAATGTTAAGAGATAAGAGTATAAGCCTATAAGAGCCAACTCACAAAGTACAAGAGTTCAACTATTTGTGATAAGTGACTACTAcaacacaaaattcaaaattaaccaaatctattgtttctaaaaaaaaaaaaaactatagattGTGATAAGATAAGAAgagttatttgtattttaaactCATTGTATCTTAAATACTTAATTTGTATCTGACCATTTGTACATTCATATATAAATTCAGAGCCTTCACATATTATGAGTATGCTGAAAACTCAAATCAATTCTTATTTCTATCTTTACAATCAGTATAAGCTAATCATACTTTTTTGGTGGCAGTTTCTCACGTATAGCAACATCCTACAATATATGTTAACAACTCctaattaaaacaatatatgtTGACAGCTCCTAATCAATATATTTTGACTATATATactacaataattttttgttacagAAATACTAGCCCTTTACCCAGCCAAATATTAATAGAATACATCAGCAAATATAACTCAAAATATACTCTACATAATATATCTGCAAACACAACATACATAGCCAACATGTACAAATAGAAATCAAATAAACACCATAGAGTTGAACACAACAAAAACCACTGATAGAGCATTTGCATACAACATATTaatttgttaaagaaaaaatcacTAAACAAGAACACCGATTATCTAATAAAATTGGGATTTTGGtagaaaggaataaaataattacTGTTGCAGATCTATTAACCTTTGCAAGGAGAAGTTGTTGAATGATTTgtgagggaaaagaaaaagcttaTCAAAGAACGGTTTTATAGTAAGGTacagaaacaaagagaaaagagagaagggagagAAATAAATATAGAGCGAAACTTACTGGTAATTGAAGTTGAACCTAAGCAAACTTTTTAAAGATGCTAATCCCATGACAAAGAGCGAAAACCCCTCGTGATGAAGTTGAGTTCCACCTCTGCAAACATCAACAACAATTCTTTGatcaaaacccaaacacaaacacaagctgaatccccttttttcttgtagagagagaaaagaaacacaaacacaaaaactcgAATACATTGATCAAAACCCACCTAGTATAttgctttgatttttattttgatctgatttgatttttcatgATGTGTTTCGGTTAGTACCAAGCTTGCTCTTGGGATAGCCTAACCTCCTCCACTAATTCGATGAGAGACCAATTAATCACCAAGAGGGCACAAAACCCCCGACACCGACGGGGCTTCGTTTTGAGATTTTGCAACAAAATCttaacccaaatccaaaagcCCTTGAGAATCTCgatttgaagagagagtgaTAGAGTGAAGAGTTAAATGGGTAGAGCTATCTAGAGTGTTGGGTTTATGAGATGAGTAAATCGGTAAAGGGATTTGGAGAGGGTTAGGGTGAATCGTTAGAGACAtttggagagaaagagaaaagactGGTGAGAGGCTTCAGCgatggtgagagagagaggatgagagaccgtgtgaatgagagagaaaagagaggagagagagaataaatttgattaaaaaaaaagatacaatagTGCTACGAAGGCATTGTAGCacaatgccaaaattttttacaattttgcaATTATACAAGACTGGATGTTGCTCACTTTTAATGCCTTAATGCTAAAATATGCTTACATATGAATGCTCTTATGGTTTATACTTATACCTCACTTTCTTAGGTGATGGTCTTTGAGCTTGTCCTTTTTTGCATGCTAGGTGGATAAGGGTGCTActcattttaaataaattttattttttaattaatatatcatttaaatttaaataacatacactaaatacattaaaaatttGGAATAGTTAATCCAAATTATAAAATGAAGAGAATTACAGTTGATCTATCGGTGATCCTTTTGCTTGTCTTCTTTTTAAATTGAGAGTGACTACAATTCCTAGTCTCTAGCCTTGCCAATTTTAGAAGTGCCGTAATGTTCTGGTTAGCTTAGCCCATATAATTTCTTGTCTTCGAATAAAGGATTTGAGTTCAAATCTCGTTTACACTAACCAATTGATATTTGGGCTTcatgataaagaaaaataatcttaCAAAAAATACCATAGATAACCATAGATTTAATTCTATCATTGCAATGTGAAAGAACACTAGGCTTTCTTTGAAAAATGAGTAAATTACTTCAAGGGGTGACTTAACTTGTAGCATTTACTGACTTTGCCTGCATCTCAAGTGATTAGACTGGGACAAGATTCAAACTTGCACTTGATAAGTCTCTATAAAATTTGGAGGGGGAAAAAAGTGTTGCAGTGTTCACacctttttatgttttattttttaaatctataacGTTCGTTTTATGATAATTGTGTTTATCATCAAGACACTAACTAATTTTTAGTCcagataaaaataaaaccccaaatcttttatttcataaatatttCATGGGCCGTGAGATAATGATAAAATGAAGGAAACCTTTCTTATGGAGTCATGGACTGTAAAGTGGAGGAAAATTAGCTAATGAGCTGGGCTGAGCCCTTGCTTCTGGGTCTTTTTTCAAAGGTTGGTCCACAGTAGGCACATTGTTCAGGCTTGGGCTAAAACTAGTGAATTCATGGTACTATTGCAATTTACAAACCCAGTCTAGCCTAGCTGTCGGAGGATTTGGTAAAGTTTCCTTGTCACGTTTATAGCCCACGTTTCGTTTTTGGCTGCCTCACGAGTCACAAGTCACGATTATAGTCTACGTGATTGGCAATTGACAAATAATTGGGTTGTTCAAACTAGTTTTTACTATGACTTTTGTCCTCCAACGTtgacaaattttaatttcattcatATGTATTTAATTATGCCAAATTAACCGTTATAATTTTCACTGTATTATTGATCTGCAGTTGTTAGGTTTGTGACGCGTATAGAAAATGCCCAACAGTTGTTAggcttttaaaaaagaaaaaaagaaaaaataaggagacagattttattaacaaaaaatagagtgaacaatgagaaagagaattGGAgagttttaaccaaaaaaaaaaaagaaaagaaaaaagaaaaaggattggAGAGAACTCTTCAAATCAAGGAAGAGGAGAGGATCCTCATCTCTACTGAGGGTCCTCTAATATTTCGATGATTCAGAGTAGGTCAAGACTGCGTTAAGTTCAAGTGGATTATATTTAGTTGTTGCCgtctcaaaatttcaataacTCCAATGCGTAATTGGAGGCTTGATGTAGGGCATTTCAAGTAGTTGCATCATAATCCTCTTGTAACTAATAACTAATTAGTTAATTAGTTAGATGATTGCTTAAGTATTGGCCAATAGGATTTAGACATTTATTATGATCCTAATGTTACACATAGATTAAGTATAAGCTTAATCATGTGTTTATAAACTCTTGGGCATCCTCCCCTTGCAAGCCGATTTTCAAGGGTGAGTTTTACCTATGGGTTTGTAACATTTGATATTAGGGCCAACTACTATATAGAGTAATCGGGTGTACCTTATTGTATATGAGATCAAATGAGCTGCGGCTTTGTATTTGGATTTCGGAGGGGGTGACTTAGAGACTAGATTAAAATTACTAATAGGTGAGTGGAGCCACCAAAAAGGGAAAGGGCTATCATCGGGTCAGTGTCGCTAGAGTGAGCCGTCGTGGTCGTTGGCTGCGGAGCATGGTGGCATGTTATGATCCTAATGTATCACATGGATTAAGTGTAAGtttaaccatgtgtttataagctcttgggcACCCTTCCCTTGCAAGCCGATTTTCAAGGGTGAATTCTACTTATGAGTTTGTAACAACATTTGTCAAGCATCACGAAGGTTGTCAATGCCAAACAATTAGTATAAGTACCATATTGTTGTTACTTTGTGattagttttttaaaacatttacaCAGATTAGCCTAGTGTTATTTTCAAAAGATGGATTTCTCTTAAGAAGGTTTTGTCACACATTTTTCCTTGTTCTAAGCAACTTTCATTTCCCTTAATCAATTCTTAACCTAAACAATAGCCCCTTAACATCCCTACATCAAGGCCTATTGAGCTAGAATGAAGTTATTAGTttgagtattaaaaaaaaatatataaattataaagtacACCCTCACCCTTAAAGTTTAGAATtgcttggattttacaccttggAGTTTGCTTCAGTTAGCAAAAGCAACCCTTTCATTAGTGGACTCGCCTATATGGCCCTTAAGTAATACGCTAGCGTctaatgtgtaatttttttgccatgtaggtggGACTACTTTTGCCAACAAAGGTAACTTTAGGgtaaaaaatccaatttttcaaacttcaaggtgtaaaatccaagcaACCTATACTTAAGGAGTGGAGTTTGCAACTTTCCttttaaaataccaaaaactttgaaatttaaaattttaaatatgggATAATTACTGATATTTGATAGTATTGAAATTTTGCATGTATGAAGAGTATAAGGAAAGTTAATTCTataatgaatttgtcaaaataaaaaattattgagttgTGTAATGTTACAACAAATTACCCTGAGTCTAACTTAAATCTCACATcataattggatattatttattatataatccataaactcatgttttgcatataattttaaaattaaaaaatacttgaaattaattttttataaatgataaaatagttattGATCTCCGATCATCTTAATATTTGTAAGTACGAGGAGTGTAACAAAACAATGTAATTTAAAGTTTGATTTGTTGAAATATtccttaaaaagaagaaaaaggaatgaTGTAACATtaacatcattaaaaaaagaaaagatcaaatgtaacttaaatttatcatttttcccATAAAGTAAGCCATTGAacagaagaaggaaaaatatcTTTATAACATGTAGGGCTTTTCGATAAATTAGAGTGCATACACAAAAGCAAAGCCATAAATCAAAATAAGTGTATATATTGCAAAATATATCCCTAAAATTTGGAGTTacttggattttacaccttgaaatttACCCCCATTGGCAAAAGCAAACCCTCAATTACATGTCAGATGTTAGCGTGTCATTTGAAAGTCACATAGGCGAATCCATTAACGGAAGAGCTAGTTTTGCTAACAGAGGCAAActttaaaatgtaaaatctaattttttaaattttaagatataatattaaaattcaaataacccaaaaatttaaggttgtactttgcaatttaccctaaaaaaatcccacacacatttttttttttttttttaaatctcaaacaaaaagaattaaattttttcagAAAAGTCTCTAAGTACACCAAACACCTGCGAAAAAAGgcttgtgtttttgtgtgtatatatataatgtgaaacTTGAATGTTAACCGGTGTTAAAGACCAAAAATATGGTCAGTTTGaactaataaatttatgaaatgTTTATAACAAATCAATAGCATATTGTTATTTGTGGGcaaaaaaacttttgttttttggacaAAAAGCTGACGCTTCCACCTGCAATATCATGACAGAACTTATAAGATCTATACTGCTAGTCTACCCTACAAAAACATGTCGACTTTGCAATCAAGCAGGAGGATAGGCCACTATGGAAATATTTGGATTTTCAGGCAAGGCCAACAAGTCACAAGAAACTTCACAGGAAATTGACACTTTTCAGCTCTAATATAACAGTCCCAGGACTAATTCGGTGAAACAAAGCATTTAAAGACGGGGGTTGTCTAAACTAATTGTTAGAGAATGATAATAACTTACTGTTGTTCTGTCTGATAAGGTAGttcaggaagaaaatttttaggcACTCaatgcattacttttttttttgatacacaATGCATTACTTTTAAAATAGAAGCTTTGGTAACTTACTTATATTTGGTTCATGGTTTGCTTTTTGCGGCTACGGTTCCTATTTGGCAGGCCTGCACTCAAACTTGTTACTAGCTCTTACTGCTTTTAGCTCAGCAACTACTCTCTCAAGCCTGCTTATCCGAGCCTCAAGCTTCAATCCTGGCATCTCAGTTTTGAAACTACTACTGCTTACCTTATCATTGTCTTTGACATGCACTGCAATGTTGGTTGGAATTGGATGTCCCACTTCTCTCACAGTTACATCAACCAGATTTTTCTCTGCTTCACCCATTGAACCTTCACTCGGGATGTCCTTTGCCTCTGGATTCATCAGCGAGTCATTTTTAGGAGCTCCATCATCTGCTGTTGAGTGTGacattttttgagataaagagACTGGCAAAGGCTTATCATCAATAACCAGTCTTTTCTCACTCAAAATTCCCAGGAGTTTAGTTTCCTTGACAGTGTCCACTTTAAAACGTTCTACAGAAAAACTAGGTGGAAAGAAGACATTGTAATTTTccatatttccaaaataaactCGGGGAATTCTTCTTGAATCTCTAGGCCGGGTAACAAAATTCTTAATTGCATCTTCCGGAGCAGACATAGATTGCTTCCACCACTCAAAGTATCCCATGGTAACATCTGCCTCAAAAAGGCGTGGTGGTATGTACAATTTTGCATCTCCAATTGACCCATTGTAATGGCTCCAAGCAATACCCGGGCTCATATTGTATCGGGCAACATGACCCGGAAGATCTTGATCAATTCCAAATTGCAATGCAACTCGGTGTGGGAGGTACTGTTGAATGCAGTGTAGTCCAGGAAGCTCAGACTCTTAAGCATCGAGCAAACGACTCCAACTCTTTGTCGAAAGCAGCATCAACTGACACCCACTGTTCTTTTTCTCCATAGAACTTAGGAAACAACCAATTATGATTCACTGCTATAGCACAAGGGCGCCACTGAAAACTTTCTCCTGCAGAGTCTATAACCAACCTCACATTCTCAATACTCACTTTTTTCAGTTTGGACCAGCGGGCAAGCCTTGGCTCACATTGTGTGATGGATATGGGACTTGGCTGTAGTGCTGGGAATCTCTCCCAAGCCCAAAGCTGGACAAATTGAAAAGGTGCAAAAAGATTAACCTCTTCTGTATCCAGTTTTGTTGAGGCAACTAATTTCTCTTTCAGCAAACCCAAATCTGTATAAATACTGGAAAGGACTGCTGAAGCAAGCGCAATTCGAGTTCCTCTAGCCAAGAGTATTgcatttggaaaattttgcttTCCAATGCGACACAGAGGCATAGGGAAGACAAACCTAGACAACCAATATGAAAGAAAGGAATGCTTCATGCTCAACTTTACTCCCACTCCCCATAATATGTTCCAACTAGGCTTGTTGACCGGGGTTGAAGCAACTGTACGAAACTGTTTTGTGTGCTTCGAGCAAGATTTCATAGAAATCTTCCATCTCTTTGGTAAGAAAAGGGCTTTATAAAACAGAGTCACCCAAAACAGAGTAGCCCCTAAAGCCATCATATCTTCCAAAGTCACAGTGGCTTCTCCCCAAGCGAAGATGAATGTGTTGGTCTTAGGACACCATTTTTCAGCAAGACCAAGAACCAAATCTTGGT of Quercus lobata isolate SW786 chromosome 8, ValleyOak3.0 Primary Assembly, whole genome shotgun sequence contains these proteins:
- the LOC115956246 gene encoding uncharacterized protein LOC115956246 — translated: MVEPIDAIFEEREELMVSPTGSNPTLRTAHFLKPSVSSIDELPSPFHSAEPTISDVENLPLKLHFKGWHRIDEKWKMWVASLHSKYQSIWKEAGIYEAIMGSKYFISKHQDLVLGLAEKWCPKTNTFIFAWGEATVTLEDMMALGATLFWVTLFYKALFLPKRWKISMKSCSKHTKQFRTVASTPVNKPSWNILWGVGVKLSMKHSFLSYWLSRFVFPMPLCRIGKQNFPNAILLARGTRIALASAVLSSIYTDLGLLKEKLVASTKLDTEEVNLFAPFQFVQLWAWERFPALQPSPISITQCEPRLARWSKLKKVSIENVRLVIDSAGESFQWRPCAIAVNHNWLFPKFYGEKEQWVSVDAAFDKELESFARCLRV